The Faecalibacterium prausnitzii genome includes a window with the following:
- a CDS encoding helix-turn-helix domain-containing protein, translating to MNIKLTLGERLKDLRVERSLKLETLAEQTGLSKSALSKYESDDVTDLSIYAVTTLAEFYGVTTDYLLGVTENKKRPDAVLSDLHLSDGAVDVLRNGNFNHRLLCELLEHPDFSRWMTDLEICVDGLVSDRIRDMNAMVEATRQELEKRYHADAEDLTMRTLKAAQINEDEYFGQILYDELAAILKQIKAAHGTDKTTSDGAAVEQARKQLENAQKFEGSPLEKKMNVLMGQIGIDYSKLTKEEQMTLLRVFNKSSMLKHRTKAGMRGKYRR from the coding sequence ATGAACATCAAGCTGACACTGGGAGAACGGCTCAAAGACCTGCGTGTGGAGCGGAGTCTGAAGCTGGAAACGCTGGCAGAGCAGACGGGTCTGTCCAAATCGGCATTGTCGAAATACGAGAGTGACGATGTGACCGACCTCAGCATTTATGCGGTGACAACGCTGGCTGAGTTCTATGGCGTGACCACGGACTACCTGTTGGGCGTGACGGAAAACAAAAAACGCCCAGATGCAGTCCTTTCGGACTTGCATCTGAGCGATGGCGCAGTGGACGTATTAAGGAATGGGAATTTCAATCATCGGCTGCTGTGTGAACTTTTGGAACATCCCGATTTTTCCCGGTGGATGACCGACCTTGAGATCTGTGTGGACGGTCTGGTCAGTGACCGCATCCGGGATATGAATGCCATGGTGGAAGCCACCCGGCAGGAACTGGAAAAGCGATACCATGCCGATGCAGAGGACCTGACCATGCGGACGCTGAAGGCGGCGCAGATCAACGAGGACGAATATTTCGGGCAGATCCTCTATGATGAGCTGGCGGCGATCCTGAAGCAGATCAAAGCGGCACATGGGACCGATAAGACCACGTCGGACGGCGCAGCGGTCGAGCAAGCGAGGAAGCAGCTTGAAAATGCACAGAAGTTTGAAGGTTCTCCGTTGGAAAAGAAGATGAATGTCCTGATGGGACAGATCGGCATCGACTATTCCAAGCTGACGAAAGAAGAACAGATGACCTTGCTGCGAGTGTTCAATAAATCCTCTATGTTAAAGCACCGCACAAAGGCCGGGATGCGGGGCAAATACAGACGCTGA
- a CDS encoding ABC transporter ATP-binding protein has protein sequence MKYYLKKCWPTVTAASICMVVAYGLQVCTSLVQIQITQGLLDGDLRAFTIRIILLLLTWLAVVLCLIAETFFQGRAVRRMNNALRRDMAAGLLHKTHQEYHKQESGEYLSQFTNDVNQIEQMAWTPFFTIMGSAAQVVFGIVALASIHWLLLVISLVIALVMIFVPRLFSKRLGTVGTACAASQADSVSKIKDLLAGYDVLRFFGKDERFTSGVDAASDSMEQAKYKLTINKDGIGCGLAYVSAVCQVAVVILLGVLILNDMIPLATFMGTGTICAGVYNGLNQVSKLAVSFSASKPYFDKITIHAGEAQLPDFGLPTLQEGITVKDVSFGYDEKKPILVHMNAEFKKGGKYALTGPSGCGKSTLLKILLGWLPGYQGKVLYDERDVRDYTPEQLQQKMSYIEQNVFLFNTTIRENITLGEHFTDEQMEKALRDSALAGDLANMPKGLDTPVGEEGNALSGGQKQRVAIARALIHNRSILLVDEGTSALDQKNADIVEKSLLSNPDLTLILISHHLSDERKAQFDHVYELTPASSIV, from the coding sequence ATGAAGTATTATCTCAAAAAGTGCTGGCCCACTGTTACAGCGGCCTCCATCTGTATGGTTGTTGCCTATGGTTTGCAGGTCTGCACCAGTCTGGTACAGATTCAGATCACCCAGGGACTGCTGGACGGTGATCTGCGGGCTTTCACCATTCGGATCATTCTTCTTCTGCTGACCTGGCTGGCCGTGGTCCTTTGCCTGATTGCAGAGACCTTCTTCCAGGGCCGGGCCGTGCGCCGGATGAACAACGCTCTGCGCCGGGATATGGCAGCGGGCCTGTTGCACAAGACCCATCAGGAGTATCATAAGCAGGAGAGCGGCGAGTACCTCTCCCAGTTTACCAACGACGTGAACCAGATTGAGCAGATGGCCTGGACTCCGTTTTTCACCATCATGGGTTCTGCGGCACAGGTGGTGTTCGGCATCGTTGCACTGGCATCCATTCATTGGCTGCTTCTGGTGATTTCTCTGGTCATCGCATTGGTTATGATCTTCGTTCCTCGTCTGTTCAGCAAACGGTTGGGAACCGTTGGCACAGCCTGTGCCGCCAGCCAGGCTGACAGCGTCAGTAAAATCAAGGATCTGCTGGCAGGTTACGATGTGCTTCGCTTCTTTGGCAAGGATGAACGGTTTACCAGCGGAGTCGATGCAGCCAGCGACAGCATGGAGCAGGCCAAGTACAAACTGACCATCAACAAGGACGGCATCGGCTGTGGTCTGGCCTATGTCAGCGCCGTCTGCCAAGTGGCCGTTGTCATCCTGCTGGGTGTCCTGATCCTCAATGATATGATTCCTCTGGCCACCTTTATGGGCACCGGTACCATCTGCGCCGGCGTGTATAATGGACTGAACCAGGTGTCCAAACTTGCAGTGTCCTTCTCGGCCAGCAAGCCCTATTTCGATAAGATTACCATCCATGCCGGCGAGGCGCAGCTTCCTGATTTCGGTCTGCCTACCCTGCAGGAAGGCATTACGGTCAAGGATGTCTCTTTCGGCTACGATGAAAAGAAGCCGATCCTGGTCCACATGAACGCGGAATTCAAGAAAGGCGGCAAATACGCCCTCACCGGTCCCTCCGGCTGCGGCAAGAGCACCCTGCTGAAGATTCTTCTGGGCTGGCTGCCCGGCTACCAGGGCAAGGTCCTTTATGACGAGAGAGACGTGCGGGATTACACGCCCGAGCAGCTCCAGCAGAAAATGAGCTACATCGAACAGAATGTGTTCCTGTTCAATACCACCATCCGTGAGAACATTACCCTGGGTGAGCACTTTACCGACGAGCAGATGGAAAAGGCACTGCGTGACAGCGCCCTGGCAGGCGACCTTGCCAATATGCCCAAGGGTCTGGATACGCCGGTGGGCGAGGAAGGCAACGCCCTCTCGGGCGGCCAGAAGCAGCGCGTGGCCATCGCCCGTGCTCTGATCCATAACCGCAGCATCCTGCTGGTGGATGAGGGCACCAGCGCCCTGGACCAGAAGAACGCCGACATCGTGGAGAAGAGCCTGCTGTCCAACCCTGACCTGACCCTGATCCTGATTAGCCATCACCTGAGCGACGAACGTAAAGCCCAGTTCGATCATGTGTACGAGTTGACGCCCGCATCTTCTATTGTCTGA